A region from the Rosa rugosa chromosome 6, drRosRugo1.1, whole genome shotgun sequence genome encodes:
- the LOC133713431 gene encoding uncharacterized protein LOC133713431, whose product MSSKNEEVSKLKNKIIECQEETMQLLREKQRWPDKFNLMEQTKEKAAADLTRQILCNSIQISESEKVLEALNRDLKRVEQSESNVKEIFDSSQVQYDEYKKYKEMRLIETESGLDELEKSLSDESDDINVYKRRVEMEKTLENLNVFCEAVYSILEPKDSSDVSLVKEAQLDHLGGQSGQKMRKRRGSQKSQ is encoded by the exons ATGTCAAGCAAGAACGAAGAGGTTTCGAAGCTTAAAAACAAG ATTATTGAATGCCAAGAGGAAACGATGCAGCTATTGCGCGAGAAACAGCGGTGGCCTGACAAATTTAATCTGATGGAACAGACAAAAGAAAAAGCTGCAGCTGACCTGACAAGACAAATACTATGTAATTCGATCCAAATATCTGAATCTGAAAAGGTACTCGAGGCTCTGAACAGGGACTTGAAGCGTGTGGAGCAGTCTGAATCTAAT GTAAAAGAGATATTTGACAGCAGTCAAGTTCAATATGATGAATATAAGAAATATAAGGAAATGCGGCTGATAGAAACAGAGAGTGGTTTGGATGAGCTAGAGAAAAGTTTGTCTGATGAATCGGACGACATTAACGTGTACAAAAGGCGTGTAGAGATGGAGAAGACACTTGAAAATCTTAATGTTTTCTGTGAGGCTGTGTATTCTATTCTCGAACCGAAGGACTCTAGTGATGTCTCTCTTGTCAAAGAAGCTCAG CTTGATCATCTTGGCGGACAGAGTGGACAGAAAATGCGAAAAAGGAGAGGGTCACAGAAGTCTCAATAG